The window TCTGTAACTTACATGCTTGATTATATCTTTTATAGCATTTAGTGTTAAGAGTAAATTTGTTTTTAAATTTTCTGGCAAAAATGTTTTTAAGCTATCTAGCCAAGAATATGTTAAGGTTTTTAAAAATTTCATAAATTTTTCCATTTCAGTATCTTAATTAATATTAAGTTATTTACATATAATTGAAGTATTTGATAATATTATATAACGGACTAGATTTAAATATCAATTAAGTTATAATTCTGTAATGCTCTTGCAGCACTTTAAGATTTTAAAAATAAGCGCTAATTCAGCGTATTAATCTTAATATATTTATCATATTCAATGGACTCCAAAGATCAATAGTTATTCAGAGGTATATTTATGCATAAAATTTTTAAAAGTTTAACAGAAAAGTATTATGAATTTTGGCTTTCATTTATTAATCTCAAAAATAAGACCAAGATTTTACCCATAGATTTCAGAGACAAATGGACTAAAATAGTTTTTTATCAAAAGTATTATTTAGTTATAGTTTTAGCAATTAGTATGTGTGTAAATATTTTTAATACTTTATTTGCTATGATTATAGGATGGGTTATAGAACAAGCAGATATTTTTTATTTTTTTGTTTTTCTGATATCTTGGGCAATTTCGATATTGCTAGAATTTATTGCTTTTTATTATGCATCTATTTTAGAAATACAATGTACTAATAGTATACAATATAATGCTTTTCGGTTCTTTTTAACTGTAGATCCTGTATTTCATACTAAAAAAGAAAGTGGTAAAATATTTGCAAAAATTTCAAGAGCAGGCCGTGCTTATGAAGATCTCTTTGATATAATTTTTTATGATTTAGCCCCTACAATTATTAATATTACCACCGTTGTTATATCTTTCTTTTTTATAAGTTATAAATTAGGTATGTCTGCTTTTTTACTTTTATTACTTATATCACTGATTAATATATTAATGGTACTGTTTTATGCAATTGCGTTTGAAAATAATTTAATAAAAGCAGATGATAAAGTTAAAGTAATCAGTGTAGAAAGTTTAAATCAAGTTCAATTAATTAGAGCTTATTTTGCAAGTAATTCGATTGCTCAAAAAGCTAAACATGCTATACATTCACTTATGTATAAGGTAGGAAGTTCATGGTTGGCTATAGCTGCTATTATTTCTTTTACTAGAATGCTATATTTAGCAAGTATAGGATTTTTAGGGGTTTATATTTTAAAAAGTATAAAATTAGGAATATTATCAAAAACAATTGGATTAACTTTGATGATTACTTACTTAAGAGGAACTTCTGAAGTTATAAGAATAGGTAGACGTATAGGTAAATTATCAAAAGCTATTATTCAAATAAAAGATCTATTTTCTTTTATCAATAATTTTGGTCAACAGACTTATCC of the Candidatus Babela massiliensis genome contains:
- a CDS encoding ATP-binding cassette domain-containing protein codes for the protein MHKIFKSLTEKYYEFWLSFINLKNKTKILPIDFRDKWTKIVFYQKYYLVIVLAISMCVNIFNTLFAMIIGWVIEQADIFYFFVFLISWAISILLEFIAFYYASILEIQCTNSIQYNAFRFFLTVDPVFHTKKESGKIFAKISRAGRAYEDLFDIIFYDLAPTIINITTVVISFFFISYKLGMSAFLLLLLISLINILMVLFYAIAFENNLIKADDKVKVISVESLNQVQLIRAYFASNSIAQKAKHAIHSLMYKVGSSWLAIAAIISFTRMLYLASIGFLGVYILKSIKLGILSKTIGLTLMITYLRGTSEVIRIGRRIGKLSKAIIQIKDLFSFINNFGQQTYPVLTSEFFPKTDIKSELDQAKSLSTIKLEVKNLHFDYNNKVTIFENHNLFLEVDKNQKDKLYGIIGPSGMGKTTLISILGGQLKPVASTITVNGISIYDIDDQARQNLIAIQGQAASGLSGTLKKNLILGLPEEVYTDDYIIHILKEVGIWSIFEEKEGLITQVGEGGLTLSGGQRQRLNFASLYLRAQYYKPLLILIDEPTSSLDEVSELAITNMINKLAQESLTLVIAHRLKTLKDAVGILDFSLIYEKDIRFYQISELKEKSSYFRNLLNEPVDLVK